One window of the Methyloprofundus sedimenti genome contains the following:
- the mltB gene encoding lytic murein transglycosylase B, whose product MQKLLPVTLFFLSLFTSPFVQAEIKDQAAVDKFINKMVEQHQFDRVELVTLFQSVEIKPKIIAAMTRPAEGMPWYKYRKIFMRDSRIQGGVEFWQANKDSLTIMQQRYGIPEEIIVAIIGVETLYGERTGGHRVIDALATLGFDYPKRSTFFLSELEQFLLLCREEHMNPLEPVGSYAGAMGMPQFMPSSYRNFAADFEGDAKRDIWHNPADAIASVANYFARHHWKAGNDIAFPVTATGDQYQQALTRGLKPDINAAQLKALQVHLPEQINDDELLKLLSFEQENGQDLWVGLENFYVITRYNHSPLYALAVFQLSQAIKQQYVIATNE is encoded by the coding sequence ATGCAAAAGTTATTGCCGGTTACACTGTTTTTTTTATCACTGTTCACAAGCCCCTTTGTACAGGCTGAAATTAAAGATCAGGCTGCAGTTGATAAATTTATTAACAAAATGGTTGAACAGCATCAATTTGATCGCGTTGAATTAGTGACATTATTTCAGTCTGTAGAAATAAAGCCCAAGATTATTGCAGCGATGACTCGCCCTGCCGAAGGGATGCCGTGGTATAAATATCGTAAAATTTTTATGCGTGACTCACGTATTCAGGGCGGAGTTGAATTCTGGCAGGCTAACAAGGACAGCTTAACCATTATGCAACAGCGTTATGGTATTCCTGAAGAAATTATTGTTGCAATTATCGGTGTCGAAACTTTGTACGGAGAACGTACAGGAGGACATAGGGTTATTGATGCCTTAGCGACCTTAGGCTTTGATTATCCAAAGCGTAGTACTTTTTTTCTAAGTGAGTTAGAACAATTTTTATTGTTATGTCGTGAAGAGCATATGAATCCTTTAGAACCGGTTGGTTCTTATGCAGGTGCGATGGGAATGCCACAATTTATGCCGAGCAGTTATCGTAATTTTGCAGCTGACTTTGAAGGTGATGCGAAACGTGATATATGGCATAATCCGGCTGATGCCATTGCCAGTGTGGCGAATTATTTTGCCCGGCATCACTGGAAAGCAGGTAACGATATTGCGTTTCCCGTTACTGCGACAGGTGATCAGTATCAGCAGGCACTGACCAGGGGTTTAAAACCTGATATAAATGCTGCACAACTAAAAGCTTTGCAGGTTCACTTGCCTGAACAAATAAACGATGATGAATTGCTTAAGTTATTAAGTTTTGAGCAAGAAAATGGGCAAGACTTATGGGTAGGATTAGAAAATTTTTATGTTATTACTCGTTATAATCATAGTCCTTTGTATGCATTGGCTGTATTTCAATTAAGCCAGGCGATAAAACAGCAATACGTTATCGCAACTAATGAATAA
- the lpdA gene encoding dihydrolipoyl dehydrogenase, translating into MSDIIHAEVLVLGGGPGGYTAAFRAADLGKQVVLVEKYPVLGGVCLNVGCIPSKALLHVAQIVHEAEHFEQHGLTFSKPEFDLDKIRSWKEGITSTLNGGLARLAKQRKVTVVQGLGKFTSANALEVTSDAGAQQITFDNAIIAAGSTATKIPPFPNDDPRLMDSTDALNIADVPKKLLVVGGGIIGLEMATVYHAMGSEISVVELMDQIIPGCDKDLVTPLHRHIKKQYKNIWLKTKVESIVAQDDGLLVTFGGDKAPEPELFDKVLVAVGRKPNGALIDADKAGVHVNEWGFIPVDKQQKTNVPHIYAIGDIVGQPMLAHKAVYEGKIAAEVTAGHKSAFDALTIPSVAYTDPEVAWMGLTENQAKEQGIAYDKGAFPWAASGRSLSLSRNEGLTKILCDPETGRILGAGMVGPNAGELVAEAVLALEMGADAEDVGLSIHAHPTLSETFAFAAEMITGTITDLYVKKDKK; encoded by the coding sequence ATGTCAGATATTATACATGCGGAAGTCCTTGTTTTGGGCGGAGGACCTGGCGGTTATACAGCGGCTTTTCGCGCGGCTGATTTAGGTAAGCAAGTTGTTTTAGTGGAGAAATACCCTGTTTTGGGTGGCGTCTGTTTAAATGTTGGCTGTATTCCATCCAAGGCTTTATTGCATGTTGCGCAAATTGTTCATGAAGCTGAACATTTTGAGCAACATGGACTGACTTTCAGCAAACCTGAATTTGATTTAGACAAAATCAGAAGCTGGAAAGAAGGCATTACTAGCACTTTAAATGGTGGTTTAGCGCGTTTAGCCAAGCAGCGTAAAGTGACTGTGGTTCAAGGTTTAGGGAAATTCACTTCAGCCAATGCATTGGAAGTAACAAGTGATGCAGGTGCTCAGCAAATCACTTTTGATAATGCCATTATTGCTGCGGGTTCTACGGCAACAAAGATACCACCTTTTCCAAATGATGATCCACGTTTAATGGATTCAACCGATGCCTTAAATATTGCTGATGTACCGAAGAAATTGTTAGTGGTTGGCGGTGGTATTATTGGGCTGGAAATGGCGACGGTTTATCATGCTATGGGTTCTGAAATCAGTGTGGTGGAATTGATGGATCAGATTATTCCTGGTTGTGATAAAGATTTAGTCACACCCTTGCATAGACATATTAAAAAGCAATACAAAAATATCTGGTTAAAAACAAAAGTAGAAAGCATAGTCGCGCAAGATGATGGTTTATTAGTGACTTTTGGTGGTGATAAAGCACCTGAGCCGGAATTATTTGATAAAGTATTAGTGGCTGTTGGGCGTAAACCGAATGGTGCGCTAATTGATGCAGATAAAGCAGGTGTTCATGTTAATGAGTGGGGGTTTATTCCGGTCGATAAACAACAGAAAACCAATGTGCCGCATATCTATGCGATTGGCGATATCGTCGGTCAACCGATGTTAGCGCATAAAGCTGTTTACGAAGGTAAAATTGCCGCAGAAGTGACCGCAGGGCATAAATCCGCTTTTGATGCGTTAACAATTCCTTCTGTTGCTTATACTGATCCTGAAGTTGCATGGATGGGATTAACTGAAAATCAGGCAAAAGAGCAGGGCATAGCCTATGATAAAGGCGCTTTCCCTTGGGCAGCTAGTGGCCGATCTTTAAGTTTAAGCCGCAATGAAGGTTTGACTAAAATACTGTGTGATCCTGAGACGGGTCGTATCCTGGGTGCTGGTATGGTTGGACCTAATGCCGGGGAACTGGTTGCCGAAGCGGTATTGGCGTTAGAAATGGGCGCTGATGCAGAGGATGTGGGCTTAAGCATACATGCGCATCCTACACTCTCTGAAACCTTTGCATTCGCAGCTGAAATGATCACCGGAACGATTACAGATTTGTATGTCAAAAAAGATAAAAAATAA
- the aceF gene encoding dihydrolipoyllysine-residue acetyltransferase encodes MVPETSVSIIEVKVPDVGDVADIDVIEVLIQTGDSVEKEQTLAVLETDKASMDLPSTHSGIVKDVCVKVGDKVSEGALIVTLEVQSAAEAVTTAAPEQINQAPKPTASVTQNKVVSSPAPGTISASVDRPSGKSAHATPGVRLFARELGVDIRQITQGTGRKGRILKEDVKSFIKQVMTSGVPVQGGAGIPPIPAVDFSQFGEIEEQQLSKIQRLTGQNMSRVWLNLPLVTYHDDADITEMEAFRKALNADKSTEIKVTGLIFIVKALVAAMQHYPKINSSLSPDGQSLFLKKYFNVGIAVDTPNGLVVPVLKDVDKKGIAELTRELSELSEKARNGKLLPADMRGGSITISSLGGIGGKSFTPIVNAPEVAILGVTRSAMQPVWNGTEFVPRLMLPLDLTYDHRVIDGAEGARFMSTLIKYLGDIRRLLL; translated from the coding sequence ATTGTACCGGAGACTAGCGTTAGTATAATTGAAGTGAAAGTCCCAGATGTTGGTGATGTTGCTGATATTGATGTTATTGAAGTATTAATCCAGACGGGCGATAGCGTAGAAAAAGAGCAAACTCTAGCTGTGTTAGAGACTGATAAGGCGAGTATGGATTTGCCTTCGACACATTCAGGTATTGTCAAAGATGTGTGTGTTAAGGTGGGGGATAAAGTTTCTGAAGGCGCTTTAATTGTTACCCTGGAGGTTCAGTCAGCTGCTGAAGCTGTAACGACAGCTGCCCCTGAGCAAATTAACCAGGCACCAAAGCCAACAGCTTCGGTGACGCAAAACAAGGTTGTTTCTAGTCCCGCTCCAGGCACTATAAGTGCGTCAGTAGACAGACCCTCAGGAAAATCGGCTCATGCAACTCCTGGAGTACGCTTATTTGCACGTGAATTAGGTGTGGATATCCGCCAGATTACTCAAGGCACTGGACGCAAAGGGCGTATCTTAAAAGAAGACGTTAAAAGTTTTATTAAACAAGTGATGACCTCTGGTGTACCCGTTCAGGGTGGGGCTGGTATTCCGCCAATTCCGGCAGTAGATTTCAGTCAGTTTGGTGAAATTGAAGAACAACAACTGAGTAAAATTCAACGCTTGACTGGGCAAAACATGAGTCGTGTGTGGTTGAATTTACCGCTAGTGACTTATCATGATGACGCCGATATTACCGAAATGGAGGCATTCCGCAAAGCGTTGAATGCAGATAAAAGCACTGAAATTAAAGTTACGGGTTTAATATTTATTGTTAAAGCTTTGGTTGCCGCAATGCAACACTACCCTAAAATCAATAGCTCTTTATCGCCTGACGGTCAGTCCTTATTTCTGAAAAAATATTTTAATGTTGGTATTGCAGTAGATACACCTAATGGACTGGTGGTGCCTGTGCTAAAAGATGTTGATAAAAAAGGCATTGCAGAATTAACTCGGGAATTATCCGAACTCAGTGAAAAAGCCCGTAATGGTAAATTGCTCCCCGCTGATATGAGAGGCGGTAGTATAACTATTTCCAGTTTAGGGGGGATTGGTGGAAAGTCGTTTACGCCGATCGTCAATGCCCCTGAAGTTGCTATATTAGGGGTTACTCGTTCAGCCATGCAGCCTGTATGGAATGGAACTGAATTTGTACCCAGGTTGATGTTGCCGCTGGACCTGACTTATGATCATCGGGTTATTGATGGTGCAGAAGGGGCGCGGTTTATGTCTACATTAATTAAATACTTAGGCGATATTCGCCGCTTGTTACTATAG